In Deinococcus misasensis DSM 22328, one genomic interval encodes:
- a CDS encoding LacI family DNA-binding transcriptional regulator, protein MSKKVTIETVAKLADVSISSVSRVINGSARVSREKQKRIEAALNQLGYRSQLIANEKHKSKLQCIGVLLQDLTSNYYTNAILGIEHALRKSGFYPVFISGHWDSGTEQEAIEVLLERHMAGILVIGGHLPDGHLRTLARQLPTVILDRHVKGLEKQCLTMNNVLGGYLATQHLIRLGHQHIAHITGDLRTLDARDRLQGYRQALLEADLPFNPNLVVEGNFNEPTGLMAMELLFSRGRNFTSVFVSNDQMALGVRLALFRRGIRVPEDVSLVGFDDIRGVDYMSPPLTTIKHPIYEMVQAAINHLIEMLGSTQPRQMPRFDPSLVVRESTRMLFTQTRNDTTH, encoded by the coding sequence ATGAGCAAAAAAGTCACCATTGAAACTGTGGCAAAATTGGCCGATGTCTCGATCAGCAGCGTTTCACGGGTGATCAACGGCAGTGCGCGGGTCTCCAGAGAAAAACAAAAGCGCATCGAAGCGGCCCTGAACCAGCTCGGGTACCGCTCGCAGTTGATCGCCAACGAGAAACACAAAAGCAAACTCCAGTGCATCGGCGTGCTGTTGCAAGACCTGACCAGCAACTACTACACCAATGCCATTCTGGGCATCGAACACGCCCTGCGGAAAAGTGGCTTCTATCCGGTGTTCATCAGTGGACACTGGGACTCGGGAACCGAACAGGAGGCCATCGAAGTGCTGCTGGAACGGCACATGGCCGGGATTCTGGTGATCGGAGGCCACCTGCCAGATGGGCACCTGCGCACCCTTGCCAGACAACTTCCGACCGTGATTCTGGACCGTCACGTCAAAGGGCTTGAAAAGCAGTGCCTGACCATGAACAACGTGCTGGGCGGATACCTTGCCACCCAGCACCTGATCCGACTGGGCCACCAGCACATCGCCCACATCACCGGAGACCTGAGAACCCTCGATGCCCGAGACCGCCTGCAAGGCTACCGTCAGGCCCTGCTGGAAGCCGATTTGCCGTTCAACCCCAATCTGGTGGTGGAAGGCAACTTCAATGAACCCACCGGACTGATGGCCATGGAATTGCTGTTCAGCAGGGGCCGAAACTTCACATCGGTTTTCGTGTCCAACGACCAGATGGCCCTGGGGGTGAGGCTTGCCCTGTTCCGACGCGGCATCCGGGTTCCAGAGGACGTTTCTCTGGTCGGCTTCGATGACATCCGGGGGGTGGATTACATGTCACCTCCCCTGACCACCATCAAACACCCCATTTATGAGATGGTGCAGGCCGCCATCAACCACCTGATTGAGATGCTGGGATCCACCCAACCCCGACAGATGCCCCGGTTTGATCCGTCTCTGGTGGTCCGGGAATCCACACGCATGCTGTTCACACAAACGCGGAACGACACCACCCACTGA